The proteins below are encoded in one region of Dama dama isolate Ldn47 chromosome 21, ASM3311817v1, whole genome shotgun sequence:
- the CIBAR1 gene encoding CBY1-interacting BAR domain-containing protein 1 isoform X2, with protein MLRRSLENRDAQTRQLQDAVTNVEKHFGELCQIFAAYVRKTARLRDKADLLVNEINVYASTETPHLKQGLKNFADEFAKLQDYRQAEVERLEAKVVEPLKAYGTIVKMKRDDLKATLTARNREAKQLTQLERTRQRNPSDRHVIAETELQRATMDATRTTRHLEETIDNFEKQKIKDIKVFRHSLYPQDYPSRLDIVRANSKSPLQRSLSAKCVSGTGQVLTCRLRKDQQTEDDDEEDEDLDVTEEEN; from the exons ATGTTGAGGCGCAGCTTGGAAAACCG GGATGCTCAGACCAGACAACTGCAAGATGCTGTCACCAATGTGGAGAAACATTTCGGAGAGCTGTGCCAGATCTTTGCTGCTTACGTGCGGAAAACCGCCCGACTGCGAGACAAAGCGGATCTCCTGGTGAACGAAATCAACGTGTATGCCTCTACCGAGACCCCGCACTTAAAGCAGGGCCTGAAAAACTTTGCGGACGAGTTTGCCAAACTTCAGGATTATCGACAAGCCGAG GTTGAAAGACTTGAAGCCAAAGTAGTTGAACCTTTGAAAGCTTATGGAACCATTGTAAAAATGAAGCGA GATGATCTCAAAGCAACATTAACAGCAAGAAATCGAGAAGCTAAACAGTTAACTCAGTTAGAAAGAACACGTCAGAGAAATCCATCTGATCGACATGTTATT GCAGAAACTGAATTGCAAAGAGCTACAATGGATGCTACCCGAACAACTCGTCATCTGGAGGAAACTATTGAcaattttgaaaagcagaaaataaaggaTATAAAG GTTTTCCGACATTCTCTGTATCCCCAAGATTATCCATCCCGTTTAGATATTGTAAGAGCAAATTCGAAGTCACCTCTTCAAAGATCATTGTCAGCTAAGTGTGTATCTGGAACAGGACAG GTATTGACCTGTCGACTAAGAAAGGATCAGCAAACAGAAGATGATGATGAAGAGGATGAAGACTTAGAtgttacagaagaagaaaattaa
- the CIBAR1 gene encoding CBY1-interacting BAR domain-containing protein 1 isoform X1, with the protein MLRRSLENRDAQTRQLQDAVTNVEKHFGELCQIFAAYVRKTARLRDKADLLVNEINVYASTETPHLKQGLKNFADEFAKLQDYRQAEVERLEAKVVEPLKAYGTIVKMKRDDLKATLTARNREAKQLTQLERTRQRNPSDRHVIAETELQRATMDATRTTRHLEETIDNFEKQKIKDIKTIFSEFITIEMLFHGKALEVYTAAYQNIQKIDEEEDLEVFRHSLYPQDYPSRLDIVRANSKSPLQRSLSAKCVSGTGQVLTCRLRKDQQTEDDDEEDEDLDVTEEEN; encoded by the exons ATGTTGAGGCGCAGCTTGGAAAACCG GGATGCTCAGACCAGACAACTGCAAGATGCTGTCACCAATGTGGAGAAACATTTCGGAGAGCTGTGCCAGATCTTTGCTGCTTACGTGCGGAAAACCGCCCGACTGCGAGACAAAGCGGATCTCCTGGTGAACGAAATCAACGTGTATGCCTCTACCGAGACCCCGCACTTAAAGCAGGGCCTGAAAAACTTTGCGGACGAGTTTGCCAAACTTCAGGATTATCGACAAGCCGAG GTTGAAAGACTTGAAGCCAAAGTAGTTGAACCTTTGAAAGCTTATGGAACCATTGTAAAAATGAAGCGA GATGATCTCAAAGCAACATTAACAGCAAGAAATCGAGAAGCTAAACAGTTAACTCAGTTAGAAAGAACACGTCAGAGAAATCCATCTGATCGACATGTTATT GCAGAAACTGAATTGCAAAGAGCTACAATGGATGCTACCCGAACAACTCGTCATCTGGAGGAAACTATTGAcaattttgaaaagcagaaaataaaggaTATAAAG ACTATATTTTCAGAATTTATCACTATTGAAATGTTATTTCACGGCAAAGCTTTAGAGGTCTACACTGCTGCCtaccaaaatatacaaaagattgatgaagaagaagatttagag GTTTTCCGACATTCTCTGTATCCCCAAGATTATCCATCCCGTTTAGATATTGTAAGAGCAAATTCGAAGTCACCTCTTCAAAGATCATTGTCAGCTAAGTGTGTATCTGGAACAGGACAG GTATTGACCTGTCGACTAAGAAAGGATCAGCAAACAGAAGATGATGATGAAGAGGATGAAGACTTAGAtgttacagaagaagaaaattaa